Proteins encoded by one window of Zerene cesonia ecotype Mississippi chromosome 8, Zerene_cesonia_1.1, whole genome shotgun sequence:
- the LOC119828638 gene encoding serine/threonine-protein phosphatase 2A 56 kDa regulatory subunit epsilon isoform: MSSGAFVDRIDPFAKRSLKKKTKKSQGSSRYRNTQDVELQALPFFKDVPSSEQEELFIRKLRQCCVAFDFMDPVADLKGKEIKRGTLNELLEYINAGRGVLTEPVYPEIIKMISANLFRTLPPSDNPDFDPEEDDPTLEASWPHLQLVYEFFLRFLESTDFQPTIGKKVIDQKFVLQLLDLFDSEDPRERDFLKTVLHRIYGKFLGLRAFIRKQINNIFLRFVYETEHFNGVGELLEILGSIINGFALPLKSEHKQFLVKVLLPLHKVKCLSLYHAQLAYCVVQFIEKDATLTEPVVRGLLKFWPKTCSQKEVMFLGEIEEILDVIEPAQFVKIQEPLFRQIAKCVSSPHFQVAERALYFWNDEYILSLIEENNQVIMPIMFPALYRMSKEHWNPTIITFIYNVLKTFMEMNSKLFDELTTNYKAERQKEKKREKERDELWKRLGEMEISHKQQQAAVGAAVAK; encoded by the exons atgtCTTCGGGAGCATTTGTTGATAGAATTGACCCTTTCGCTAAGCGGTCTTTAAAGAAAAAGACCAAGAAATCTCAAGGGTCTTCACGGTATCGTAATACGCAAGATGTGGAGTTGCAGGCATTGCCATTCTTTAAAG ATGTTCCAAGTAGTGAACAAGAAGAACTATTTATCCGCAAGTTGCGTCAGTGTTGTGTTGCATTTGACTTTATGGACCCTGTAGCAGACTTGAAGGGGAAAGAGATCAAGCGTGGTACATTGAATGAGCTTCTTGAGTATATAAATGCTGGCCGCGGGGTGCTGACCGAACCAGTGTACccagaaattattaaaatg ATATCGGCGAACTTGTTCCGTACTCTACCACCAAGTGATAATCCTGACTTCGATCCAGAGGAAGACGATCCTACTCTGGAGGCTTCTTGGCCCCACCTTCAACTAGTCTACGAGTTCTTTTTGCGCTTCCTTGAATCTACTGACTTTCAACCAACTATTGGAAAGAAGGTCATTGACCAGAAATTTGTGTTGCag CTATTAGATTTGTTCGACTCCGAAGACCCGCGTGAGCGTGATTTTTTGAAAACTGTTCTCCACCGTATCTACGGGAAGTTCTTGGGTCTGCGAGCTTTTATACGAAAACAAATCAACAATATATTCCTGAGATTCGTCTACGAAACGGAGCATTTCAATGGTGTGGGTGAACTTCTAGAAATATTGGGAAG CATAATAAACGGGTTCGCTCTGCCGCTGAAGAGCGAGCACAAACAGTTCCTGGTGAAGGTGCTGCTGCCGCTGCACAAGGTGAAGTGCCTGTCGCTGTACCACGCGCAGCTCGCGTACTGCGTGGTGCAGTTCATCGAGAAGGACGCCACGCTCACGGAGCCGGTCGTGCGCGGCCTGCTCAAGTTCTGGCCGAAGACTTGTTCGCAGAAGGAG GTGATGTTCCTGGGTGAGATTGAAGAGATTTTGGATGTTATCGAGCCAGCACAATTCGTCAAAATTCAAGAGCCGCTGTTTAGACAGATAGCCAAATGTGTGTCCAGTCCTCACTTTCAG GTTGCCGAAAGAGCATTATATTTTTGGAACGACGAATATATATTGTCATTGATTGAAGAGAACAATCAAGTTATAATGCCAATAATGTTCCCTGCGCTGTATCGGATGAGCAAGGAACATTGGAACCCAACAATAATTACGTTTATTTACAACGTGTTAAAAACGTTTATGGAAATGAATTCCAAGCTTTTTGATGAGCTCACTACTAACTACAAAGCGGAAAGGCAAAA AGAGAAGAAGCGCGAGAAGGAGCGCGACGAGCTGTGGAAGCGGCTGGGCGAGATGGAGATCAGCCACAAGCAGCAGCAGGCGGCCGTGGGCGCCGCGGTCGCCAAGTGA
- the LOC119828653 gene encoding uncharacterized protein LOC119828653, protein MNYRKSRVYSAPIPKMPPGLLELMEGLSKDVLRNNPINIYEFCADHMQKLLQIRGDKQLRSVSLEQKITRAQKIVRERAKQRREAYDKVQAEQKDNFLNSRILCQHSHEAANVTPQNTQVSETELLVNQVCNHDADDKNPIKEQNNDFLISNPEAKDLDVNKQNTIVCINFDKEDNEIVALNLDEMIEISNNDEKFDGNQSLTTHIEPSFELKENLNNIIDELEGNSIEGQNIETDDTTLNKTSILIENPEPHDDKCVQPEKKHGEIQPSLVLKNGANGESELIIPKLEQSVSEQASVESTEQIQENNTKMDACTGDTETLLEKNNGNDLINDGTHHNGMDLETAAITIQKVFRTFLFKSKTTSIDDATNVDINLFINDKDENINISNVNVNINKERRGISRMDTVLQTVNEEKSLSLSTDDSSTLSSAATIIQAHIRGFLVRNKLNVNKASSSSLLDSECFSGASMETDSDQQKGKTILNIHIVPERGHFTSRDESIVTSMDLSMDNSPPCSSNLHPHSYDINERRKQLKREDAVQSVSPPSNNSSSKQSEDVDSVREMLISDNPNDSSKNITAEPLTQSNNDECSSHNEIQTAVEKEMNEHLPHVSIVNRMSSDESDVVTPFIERSTGTGSDNVKLMHSSEFHDVVLPTKVSRSDNSVVREFHNVLAYFLLWN, encoded by the exons ATGAATTATCGCAAATCACGTGTATATTCAGCTCCAATACCAAAAATGCCACCGGGTCTGTTAGAGTTAATGGAAGGCCTAAGTAAAGATGTCCTGAGAAATaatccaataaatatttacgagTTTTGTGCAGACCACATGCAGAAATTGTTACAGATCCGTGGTGATAAGC aacttCGAAGTGTAAGCTTAGAACAAAAGATAACGAGGGCCCAAAAAATTGTGAGGGAAAGGGCTAAACAGCGCCGTGAAGCGTATGATAAAGTACAAGCAGAACAAAAAGATAACTTCCTGAATAGTCGTATTTTATGTCAACACTCACATGAAGCAGCAAATGTTACTCCACAAAACACACAAGTTTCAGAAACAGAATTACTTGTCAATCAAGTATGCAACCATGATGCAGACGATAAGAATCCCATAAAAGAACagaataatgattttttaatttcaaatccTGAAGCCAAGGATCTAGATGTAAATAAGCAAAATACcattgtttgtataaattttgataaagaaGACAATGAGATCGTAGCTCTAAATTTGGATGAAATGATagaaatatctaataatgaCGAAAAATTTGACGGTAACCAAAGTCTGACAACACACATTGAACCAAGCTttgaattaaaagaaaacttaaataatataattgacgAACTCGAAGGCAATTCTATTGAAGGGCAAAACATAGAAACAGACGATACTACATTGAATAAAACGTCTATACTTATAGAAAATCCGGAGCCTCACGATGATAAATGCGTGCAACCCGAAAAAAAACATGGTGAAATTCAACCGTcactagttttaaaaaatggtGCTAATGGTGAATCAGAATTGATAATACCCAAGTTAGAACAATCAGTATCGGAGCAAGCAAGTGTAGAAAGTACGGAACAAATTcaagaaaacaatacaaaaatggATGCGTGCACAGGGGACACGGAAACTCttcttgaaaaaaataatggcaATGATTTAATTAACGATGGAACTCATCATAATGGCATGGATTTAGAAACTGCTGCCATAACTATTCAAAAAGTATTTCgaacttttctttttaaaagtaaaacaacaAGTATAGATGACGCTACAAACGtggatattaatttgtttattaacgaTAAGGAC gagaacataaatatttcaaatgttaatgttaatataaataaagaaagaagaGGCATAAGCAGAATGGATACCGTATTGCAAACCGTAAATGAAGAAAAGTCTTTATCATTATCTACCGATGATTCTTCGACTTTATCTAGTGCAGCCACAATTATACAGGCGCATATAAGAGGATTtcttgtaagaaataaattaaatgttaataaagcCTCGTCTTCCTCTCTTCTTGACTCAGAATGTTTTTCTGGAGCTTCTATGGAAACAGATAGTGATCAACAAAAAGGTAAAACTAttctaaatatacatattgttcCTGAACGCGGGCACTTTACGAGCAGAGATGAAAGTATCGTAACGTCAATGGATTTATCTATGGACAATAGTCCACCCTGCTCTTCCAATTTACATCCGCATAGTTACGATATTAACGAACGAAGAAAACAATTGAAACGAGAAGACGCTGTTCAATCTGTCTCTCCGCCTAGCAATAACAGCAGTAGTAAACAAAGCGAAGATGTAGACTCAGTGAGGGAGATGTTAATATCGGACAATCCGAATGATTCATCGAAAAATATTACCGCCGAGCCGTTAACTCAAAGCAATAATGATGAATGTTCTTCACATAATGAAATTCAAACAGCTGtagaaaaagaaatgaatgaGCATTTACCACATGTGTCTATTGTAAATCGCATGTCGTCTGATGAATCGGATGTGGTGACGCCCTTCATTGAACGTAGTACCGGTACTGGTTCAGATAATGTCAAATTAATGCATTCCAGTGAGTTTCATGATGTAGTTTTACCCACTAAGGTGTCACGAAGTGACAATTCTGTCGTCCGTG aattcCATAATGTGTTAGCGTACTTTTTGTTATGGAATTAG
- the LOC119828643 gene encoding polyglutamine-binding protein 1-like, translating into MPLPPALAARLAKRGILNSNGKPNNDQQVSQGTEEIIAEDYDSKPEESGVTENFWEGIEGVNVDPIKGHKGCPNKSNIYHECSKFCVKTWKQGKLTPGEKYLEDKKKLLDIWPLPPGWEEVYDEGTGYYYFWNVHNNLVSWLPPSHPKATPSESAAHLREERLLKEGDESDDSSEASDQEVPQRHKEKRHERKERRHEPVHHRDKKKLRVKDNDLDPMDPASYSDVPRGNWTVGLDAHAKTGVDTTASGCLYQMRPYPAPGAILAANNSHNRPPSPI; encoded by the coding sequence ATGCCTTTACCACCGGCATTAGCAGCACGTCTTGCTAAACGTGGTATATTGAACTCAAATGGAAAGCCAAATAATGACCAGCAAGTATCACAAGGTACGGAGGAAATTATTGCTGAAGATTACGACAGTAAACCCGAGGAATCTGGTGTAACAGAGAACTTTTGGGAAGGAATAGAGGGGGTCAATGTTGATCCTATTAAAGGACACAAAGGTTGCCCAAATAAAAGCAACATATATCATGAATGTTCCAAGTTTTGTGTCAAGACATGGAAACAAGGAAAATTAACGCCaggtgaaaaatatttagaagatAAGAAAAAACTTTTAGATATATGGCCTTTACCACCCGGTTGGGAAGAAGTATATGATGAGGGCACAGGCTATTACTATTTTTGGAATGTTCACAATAATTTAGTATCGTGGCTTCCACCGTCACATCCAAAAGCTACGCCGTCTGAAAGTGCTGCTCATTTACGAGAAGAAAGATTGTTAAAGGAAGGAGATGAAAGTGATGACAGTAGCGAAGCTTCAGATCAAGAAGTGCCCCAAAGACACAAAGAAAAGAGACATGAACGGAAAGAGCGAAGACATGAACCTGTTCATCATAGAGacaagaaaaaattaagagtCAAAGATAATGATCTAGATCCTATGGATCCAGCATCATACTCGGATGTGCCTCGTGGAAACTGGACTGTTGGACTGGATGCCCATGCTAAGACTGGAGTGGATACAACAGCATCTGGATGTCTATATCAGATGAGGCCCTATCCTGCTCCAGGAGCTATATTAGCTGCAAATAATTCACACAACAGGCCTCCTtcacctatttaa